A window from Primulina huaijiensis isolate GDHJ02 chromosome 13, ASM1229523v2, whole genome shotgun sequence encodes these proteins:
- the LOC140991583 gene encoding digalactosyldiacylglycerol synthase 1, chloroplastic-like — translation MNFKPLEPRSASSAGASSGTRGSVVTAEKALSFISNGWREVRSSAGADLQLIKNRANSFKNIADREFENFLNSASKSQFSVPTITASATMSPAPYAEMDFVKKLQPKISEIRRAYSSPDFKFYPRPQIKLDLHAIRDAIVSEVDEEDERERFGNWSSVRFKDREREEGQHGESWEPIKTLKSRLRELEQKSSSEIIEGIRNSEFVEKLKSSLKSICKDTNESKDVPPLDVPELLACLVRQSSPLLDQLGINKGISDKIVESLCSKRKSQLIFRSIPSGESSIVESENINDELDLRIASVVQSTGHCYEGGFWSDVGKNDVSDKKRHVAIVTTASLPWMTGTAVNPLFRAAYLAKSEEQNVTLLVPWLSRSDQELVYPNNLTFSSPEEQESYIYRWLEERVGFKADFKISFYPGKFSKSRRSIIPAGDTSQFISSKEADIAILEEPEHLNWYHHGKRWTDKFNHVVGIVHTNYLEYIKRERNGVLQAFFVKHINNWVVRAYCHKVLRLSAATQDLPKSVICNVHGVNPKFLKIGEKVAAEKESGQQTFSKGAYFLGKMVWAKGYKELIDLLATHRTDLDGFNLDVYGNGEDAHEVQSTAKKFNLNVNFMKGIDHADDSLNGYKIFINPSISDVLCTATAEALAMGKFVVCADHPSNEFFRSFPNCLTYKTPEDFVAKVKEAMANEPQPLTTEQIYNLSWEAATQRFMEYSELHKVLNNTHNTYTQGNNNSDIKKSTLLPNVSGMVDGSLAFAHHCLTGNEFLRLCTGAIPGTRDYNRQHCEDLHLLPPHVENPIYGW, via the exons ATGAATTTCAAGCCTCTGGAGCCGCGCTCAGCCTCATCGGCTGGGGCGTCATCCGGAACAAGAGGCTCGGTTGTGACGGCGGAGAAAGCTCTCTCCTTCATATCCAATGGTTGGCGCGAGGTCCGCTCCTCAGCCGGCGCCGACCTGCAGCTGATAAAGAACCGAGCcaattccttcaaaaatataGCCGACAGAGAATTCGAGAATTTTCTCAACTCGGCTTCGAAATCGCAGTTCAGTGTTCCTACGATTACCGCGTCTGCTACCATGAGCCCCGCTCCGTATGCGGAAATGGACTTTGTGAAGAAGCTGCAGCCGAAGATTTCGGAAATAAGGCGGGCCTATTCGTCTCCGGATTTCAAGTTTTATCCGCGGCCGCAGATTAAGCTTGATTTGCATGCAATTAGGGACGCGATTGTTTCGGAGGTGGATGAGGAGGATGAGAGAGAGAGGTTTGGGAACTGGAGTAGTGTTAGGTTTAAGGACAGGGAAAGAGAGGAGGGACAACATGGGGAATCATGGGAACCTATAAAGACCTTGAAGTCGAGGCTTAGAGAGTTGGAGCAAAAGAGTTCGAGTGAGATCATAGAGGGAATTAGGAACAGCGAGTTCGTGGAGAAATTAAAGTCAAGTTTG AAATCAATTTGCAAGGATACAAATGAGTCAAAG GATGTTCCACCCCTGGACGTGCCAGAACTGCTAGCATGTTTAGTTAGGCAGTCTAGTCCCTTACTGGATCAACTCGGTATTAATAAAG GAATATCAGACAAGATAGTGGAAAGCCTGTGCAGCAAACGCAAAAGTCAACTTATTTTTCGTTCGATACCTTCTGGAGAGTCGTCTATTGTTGAAAGCGAGAACATCAATGATGAGTTAGATTTAAGGATAGCTAGTGTTGTGCAAAGTACAGGGCATTGCTATGAAGGTGGCTTTTGGAGTGATGTAGGAAAAAATGATGTTTCTGATAAGAAGAGGCACGTGGCAATTGTCACCACTGCCAGTCTTCCTTGGATGACAGGGACAGCTGTAAATCCGCTCTTCCGAGCTGCATATTTAGCAAAATCAGAGGAGCAGAATGTTACACTCTTGGTTCCATGGCTTTCTAGATCAGATCAAGAGCTTGTTTATCCCAATAATCTTACTTTTAGCTCCCCCGAGGAGCAGGAAAGTTATATATATCGTTGGCTTGAGGAAAGGGTTGGTTTTAAGGCTGACTTCAAGATATCATTTTACCCTGGAAAG TTCTCAAAATCAAGGCGGAGTATTATACCAGCTGGAGATACATCTCAGTTTATATCGTCAAAAGAAGCTGACATTGCAATCCTAGAAGAACCAGAACATTTGAACTGGTATCATCATGGGAAACGGTGGACAGATAAATTCAACCACGTGGTTGGCATTGTTCACACAAATTATTTGGAATACATCAAAAGAGAGAGGAATGGTGTGCTCCAAGCTTTTTTTGTCAAACACATAAACAACTGGGTTGTGAGAGCTTACTGTCACAAG GTTCTCCGCCTTTCTGCTGCAACTCAGGATTTGCCTAAGTCTGTAATTTGCAATGTTCATGGTGTAAATCCAAAGTTCTTAAAGATTGGAGAGAAGGTAGCTGCTGAAAAGGAGTCTGGACAGCAGACCTTTTCAAAGGGAGCATATTTCTTAGGCAAGATGGTTTGGGCAAAAGGGTACAAGGAGCTTATAGATTTGCTAGCAACGCACAGAACAGATCTTGACGGCTTCAACTTGGATGTATATGGCAATGGAGAGGATGCTCATGAAGTCCAGAGCACTGCCAAAAAGTTTAATCTAAATGTCAACTTTATGAAAGGCATAGACCATGCAGATGATTCCCTTAATGG TTACAAGATCTTTATTAACCCAAGCATCAGTGACGTACTCTGCACGGCTACGGCTGAGGCCCTCGCCATGGGTAAATTTGTTGTTTGTGCCGACCACCCATCGAACGAGTTCTTCAGGTCATTCCCCAACTGTTTGACATACAAAACGCCGGAAGACTTTGTTGCGAAAGTGAAAGAAGCTATGGCCAACGAACCCCAGCCTCTCACTACCGAGCAAATCTACAACCTTTCATGGGAAGCCGCCACTCAGAGATTCATGGAATATTCAGAGCTTCACAAGGTCTTGAACAACACACACAACACATATACCCAAGGAAATAACAATAGTGATATTAAAAAATCAACCTTATTGCCGAACGTGTCTGGAATGGTGGATGGATCATTGGCTTTTGCCCATCATTGTCTCACCGGAAACGAGTTTCTTAGGTTGTGTACGGGTGCGATCCCTGGTACGAGGGACTACAACAGGCAGCATTGCGAAGATCTTCATCTCTTGCCACCACATGTAGAGAACCCGATTTATGGTTGGTAG
- the LOC140991301 gene encoding aluminum-activated malate transporter 8-like, protein METINPSNQDIKHGIVSCTHDYLKGTVTTLMSRLVEFAKTTKKIGEDDPRRIVHSMKVGLALTLVSLLYYFRPLYDGFGEAGMWAILTVVVVFEYTVGGTLSKSLNRSFATMVAGALGLGAEYLANLCGKIGEPVVLAISVFVLATTATFTRFYPSVKRKCDYGVIIFILTFALVAVSGFRVAEILQLAHQRLSTILIGGATCMILSIFVCPVWAGQDLHDQVAADIEKLASYLDGFGSEYFYSPGDNNDKSFLQGYKSVLGSKTNRESLANFAWWEPGHGGFRFNHPWKQYLKIGAFASECACHIKALDGYVVNSKLKAASEICRKLQKPCTTMSSESAKVLKDLASAMKTLKFPSSAIQTHVQNSKSAADEFESILKNISKPQQDIQEMMQLLVVASMLIDIIKRVEEISGSVHQLSQKAGFQKQTSWDIHESC, encoded by the exons ATGGAGACGATCAACCCATCAAATCAAGATATTAAGCATGGAATTGTATCATGCACGCATGACTATCTTAAAGGCACGGTCACGACTTTAATGTCGAGATTAGTCGAGTTTGCGAAAACGACAAAGAAAATCGGAGAAGATGATCCAAGAAGAATTGTACACTCGATGAAAGTTGGATTGGCTCTTACATTAGTATCTTTGTTATACTACTTTAGGCCTCTATATGATGGATTTGGAGAGGCAGGGATGTGGGCTATTCTAACCGTCGTTGTCGTGTTCGAATACACAGTCG GTGGAACACTATCAAAAAGCTTGAACAGAAGTTTTGCAACAATGGTAGCTGGCGCATTAGGACTTGGAGCCGAGTACTTAGCCAATCTCTGTGGAAAGATTGGAGAACCTGTCGTTCTTGCAATTTCGGTGTTTGTCCTAG CAACAACGGCTACGTTTACGCGATTTTACCCGAGTGTGAAGAGGAAATGCGACTATGGagtaattatatttatcttGACCTTCGCCCTGGTGGCGGTCTCGGGTTTCCGGGTGGCCGAAATCCTGCAATTGGCGCATCAAAGGTTGTCAACAATTCTCATTGGCGGGGCAACTTGCATGATATTATCCATATTCGTTTGCCCCGTTTGGGCGGGTCAAGATTTGCATGACCAGGTTGCTGCAGATATTGAAAAGCTTGCTTCATACTTGGATG GTTTTGGGAGCGAATATTTTTATTCTCCAGGTGATAATAATGACAAGTCATTCCTCCAGGGCTATAAAAGCGTACTTGGTTCCAAGACTAACAGGGAATCTTTG GCAAATTTTGCTTGGTGGGAGCCTGGGCATGGGGGTTTTAGATTCAATCATCCATGGAAACAATATTTGAAGATTGGAGCCTTTGCCAGTGAGTGTGCCTGTCATATCAAAGCTCTTGATGGATACGTTGTTAACTCCAAACTGAag GCTGCATCAGAAATTTGCAGGAAACTCCAAAAGCCATGCACAACTATGAGCTCAGAATCTGCCAAAGTCCTGAAAGATTTAGCCTCCGCCATGAAAACCCTTAAATTTCCATCGTCAGCTATCCAAACCCACGTTCAAAATTCCAAATCCGCGGCCGATGAGTTTGAATCCATCCTCAAAAACATCTCGAAACCTCAACAAGATATCCAAGAAATGATGCAACTACTCGTGGTTGCCTCCATGCTCATCGACATCATTAAGCGTGTCGAAGAAATCTCTGGATCTGTCCACCAACTTTCCCAAAAAGCCGGTTTCCAAAAACAAACATCTTGGGACATTCATGAGTCATGTTGA
- the LOC140991439 gene encoding UMP-CMP kinase 3-like isoform X2, with protein METFVDAAKKDANGSVQNKSVTVVFVLGGPGSGKGTQCANIVEHFGYTHLSAGDLLRAEIKSGSENGTLIDNMIKEGKIVPSEVTIKLLQRAIQENGNDKFLIDGFPRNEENRAAFESVTGIEPEFVLFFDCSEEEMERRLLNRNQGRVDDNIETIRKRFKVFLDSSLPVIEYYNAKGKVRKIDAAKPIEEVFDSVRSVFTVSGDKAAA; from the exons ATGGAGACTTTTGTTGATGCTGCAAAAAAG GATGCAAATGGAAGTGTACAGAACAAGAGTGTGACAGTTGTTTTTGTCCTGG GTGGCCCTGGAAGTGGGAAGGGCACTCAATGTGCAAATATTGTCGAACATTTTGGATATACCCATCTTAGTGCTGGTGATCTTCTCCGAGCAGAGATAAAATCCGGTTCCGAAAATGG GACTTTGATTGATAACATGATCAAGGAGGGAAAGATCGTACCTTCAGAGGTGACAATTAAGCTTCTCCAAAGAGCAATACAGGAAAATGGAAATGACAAGTTTCTTATTGATGGTTTCCCTCGGAATGAGGAGAATCGTGCGGCATTTGAGTCTGTT ACAGGAATTGAGCCAGAATTTGTACTTTTCTTTGATTGCTCGGAAGAGGAAATGGAGAGGCGCCTGTTGAACAGGAACCAG GGTAGAGTAGACGATAACATTGAGACAATAAGGAAGAGGTTCAAGGTCTTCTTGGATTCTAGTCTCCCTGTCATTGAGTATTATAACGCAAAAGGAAAAGTTAGAAAG ATTGACGCTGCAAAGCCAATTGAAGAAGTTTTCGATTCAGTCAGATCAGTTTTCACTGTATCAGGCGACAAG GCTGCTGCATAA
- the LOC140991439 gene encoding UMP-CMP kinase 3-like isoform X1, with translation METFVDAAKKDANGSVQNKSVTVVFVLGGPGSGKGTQCANIVEHFGYTHLSAGDLLRAEIKSGSENGTLIDNMIKEGKIVPSEVTIKLLQRAIQENGNDKFLIDGFPRNEENRAAFESVTGIEPEFVLFFDCSEEEMERRLLNRNQGRVDDNIETIRKRFKVFLDSSLPVIEYYNAKGKVRKIDAAKPIEEVFDSVRSVFTVSGDKPQAAA, from the exons ATGGAGACTTTTGTTGATGCTGCAAAAAAG GATGCAAATGGAAGTGTACAGAACAAGAGTGTGACAGTTGTTTTTGTCCTGG GTGGCCCTGGAAGTGGGAAGGGCACTCAATGTGCAAATATTGTCGAACATTTTGGATATACCCATCTTAGTGCTGGTGATCTTCTCCGAGCAGAGATAAAATCCGGTTCCGAAAATGG GACTTTGATTGATAACATGATCAAGGAGGGAAAGATCGTACCTTCAGAGGTGACAATTAAGCTTCTCCAAAGAGCAATACAGGAAAATGGAAATGACAAGTTTCTTATTGATGGTTTCCCTCGGAATGAGGAGAATCGTGCGGCATTTGAGTCTGTT ACAGGAATTGAGCCAGAATTTGTACTTTTCTTTGATTGCTCGGAAGAGGAAATGGAGAGGCGCCTGTTGAACAGGAACCAG GGTAGAGTAGACGATAACATTGAGACAATAAGGAAGAGGTTCAAGGTCTTCTTGGATTCTAGTCTCCCTGTCATTGAGTATTATAACGCAAAAGGAAAAGTTAGAAAG ATTGACGCTGCAAAGCCAATTGAAGAAGTTTTCGATTCAGTCAGATCAGTTTTCACTGTATCAGGCGACAA GCCACAGGCTGCTGCATAA